A stretch of DNA from Methanogenium sp. S4BF:
GCTGTTTGACTAATGCGCTGGTATGAAAACCATTCTTTTTTCATGCGTATAGCTCCCTGGAGAGATGCTGCAGGAATGAATCTCATGGAGAAATGAAAGGATTGATCTGGAATTCAATGCGAATAAAGTGTGATAATAATCCCTCACCCGCACTTCTGGTTCATCGCAGAGTTTCATCAGTGCGTCCAGCCGTCGAAGATGCGGTGCTGTATTCTCACCACTGCAGTTATCGCTTCCGACTCACACTCTTTTGGGACAAATATCCGAATAAAGGTCTATTGGCTACTAAATTGAGATTATCCGGGACATTTAGCCCAGAAAATTGTAACCACACCGAAGCCCGGGTGGGCAGTTCTCAACCGGAGATGGTTTATAGATCCTTCAAACTATCTGTCAATAGCGACCGTTCAGTACTTCGCACTCCGCCATATTTTCAGCAAATAAATGACATTGCGACCCTGTTTTTCAGGCAGTAAAAATGAGCGGAAAATACGTCCTTTCCCCTCCCGATTCCCCGAAACAGGGGGTCGGAGAGGGTAAGAAGGAGGGGTACAAAAACAGATATGGAGTATATAGTATAGTCCTCGTTTCTGATGTTCATCCGGCCCGGGTTTTATCACATCCAATTTTCACTATGCACATTTTCCACACGAAAACACGTTTTCTCTCGTTTTGCGGCATTTCTACAGAGCACTGTTATCCTACTGAAACGGAAACCTCACCTCTCTCCATGCCTTCTCCAGCAGAGTGGCATAGTAGGAGTAATCCGGGCTCTCTGCTCTCCACCCGGGTACAACCATCTTTTTACCGGCGTCCTGCACCAGATATTGTACATCCATCCCCGGTTCCGGAGTCACTCCTTCGGCGCGATACATCCGGACAACCGCAGCAGAGATGGAGTGGTTCTGGTATGCCGTCTTACTCAGCCGGCGGTGTATCACAAACGAGGAGGGCGGAGCGTCTGTCATGGTGTCACGGTACGAGCGGTAGAGTGCCGTCACCTTCTCTTCGCACTCCGCCAGTTCATCCGGTGAGGCGGCATCTGCCATCAGGGAGAAGCAGGCCTCCTGCATCGCACGGACATACGGAGGGGTATCCCGCCGCTGTGCCATGACACCCCGGATTTTCATGGTGCCGTCTGTGAGGCGCCCGAAGTAGTTGGTGTATGACCCGGTGCCGTCGTTTTGCGGGAGGAAGACCAGCCAGTCATAATCTTCCCGTTCTGTGGGAATGCCGGTCACCTCTTCGATGCGTTTTTTTAAGTCTGCGGCATCCCCGCCCTGCACCCAGAGGCAGTCAACGATGCCGTGCAGGACCGTGTATCCCATCTCCTCTGCCATCCGTTTCACCGACCCGAGGATATCTGCAGAGATGGCAGTTATCATCTCATGCATTTCAATGCGTCCGAACCGGGCATTCTTGTACCCGGTGTACCCGAAACAGGTGACCAGCATCCATTTGAGGACGGCGTCCATGCCTGCATACCGGGGGTCTTCGTGCTTTTTCGCTTTCATTGCAATTCTGAAATCCAGCAGGGGTGCGATCACTGATGGCAGAAAACCCGGCCTTTTGGGATCTGCCAGTGTTTCGGGGGATATGTTGTAGTTCACGATGATGGACGGGTAAAATGATGTGAAGTCAATCTGGGTGGCTGGTCCGTACAGGCCGGGCACCGGCTGGAGAATCAGCCCGCCGCGGTCGTCCAGCCGCACGTCCCTGCAGCTGCGGGTGGCCTCTGCATCATTTTTGCGGAACGGCACGGCGATGCCCCGCTTGAGGGCCTCAGAGCATTCGTAGGAGGAGATGATGGTGCCCGGCGTAAACCGGCTGGTCAGGTTGGGCGGAATGCCCGTGAGGCGTGATGCCAGAAGCACTCCTGCAAGCCCCCCGGTGCGGTACATAAAGCTCGCATCAGTATCGATGAGCACTCTTCCCTCCGGGATGAGCGCCGGCGGGCGGTGCCGCATCTGGCCGTAACTGGTGTAGGACATTTCCCGCAGTCTCCGGTACCGGCCGGTTCTGCTCAAAGCACAGGGAATGCCTGCCTTCTCTGCTGCCACAAGTATTCGTTCAGCCCACCGGTCAATGCCGTGGAAGAGCAGCAGGTCAGGGTCTTCATCGGTGATGACCGTGAAGAGATCATGGACGACAGCCGTTTCACTGCCGCGAAGCAGATGGCTGCGGCGGCCGGTTACCTGCACATCGGTAAGGGTGCGTGCGGTCTCCGGTCGCCCGGCAGGGCATATGGTGATGGTGGTGAGGGGATGGGCGGTATCTGCGGTAAACGGGCTTTCTCTTCCGGTACTGCACGGCATACATCCTTTGGCTGCACAGTAGAGCTGTTCTTTTCGCAGATCGACATTATAGAGGGCGGCACGGAACTGTGTCTGGCGTTCGATGGCCTCTGCGACATCCCGCGGAGCATAGATGCGGTAGCCCTCCTCGTTCCCGTAGATGGTCCGGAATGTGCACGGGGATGCACCATACTCCTCGGTGAGGGCGTCCACCATCTCCCAGTGGGCTGTCTCATCGGGAAGTGCACAGTAGAACGGCGGCCGGAACTCGCGGGTGAGGGACTCTCTGCACCCGCCGGTCTTTGTCCAGAGGGTGATTCTCCCGGGAGAGGGTACGATGTCAAAGATCCACGGTTCTGTGGGTGTCACTGCCAGTCCCCGTCCCAGAGGTGCCGCTGTGCACTGCGCCTGCCGGTATCAGCTGTTTCCTTTTTTTTACTGCGTTCGTGCACTGCTGCAGGCCATGTCTCTTTCTCCGGCACATGCACAACAGAGTGTGCCGCAGGCGCCATCGCGGCAATATATGCATCCCACTTCCGGGCGATCAGAAGGACGGCTGCATCCTCTGCCTTCTCCCTGCAGAGCCGGCCAACAGGTTCGGCCGTCTCCGGTGCGTCGGTATAGACCGAGCGGTCATGCTCGATGATGATGCATGATTCATAGGCCTCTGAGAGGATGGTGAGGTACTGGTAGGCGGTGAGCGCCCTCCGGACACTGAACCGTGCATGTTTCCGGTCGACTGCGGTCAGGACGGGAGGGTAGTTCCCGCTGACATACAGGGTCTTTCGCCGCTCTTCCTGCAGAATTTGTATGACTGCGGGCACCAGATCGGTGTATGGTGCAACGGCGATGCAGAAGCAGCCTTCCGGCAGTGAGCGCGCCTGTGCAAGGTCATGATGCATTGTGCTACCGGTTGGGCGCCTGCAGGATATTACTCTCCTGCGGGGGCGGTGTGAAAATGAATGTGCGGGATGTGGTGCTGTACCCGTTGTCAGGGGGTGGAGAAGAAATGATTTTTTATTTCGCTCTTTCTTGTTGATCAGATTTGGAGCAAGGGAGGGGGGGAAACCCTCCCTTGCCTTTCAATTCCCGAGAAATAATTACCTCATCGGAACAGAGATGAGCTATATTTTTTAACCCATACAGAATGGCGAAGACCCAAAAAAGGTGAATACCGGAGATCAGGTCAATGGGGATGCGCCAAAAAAAGAAGAAATAATATGCTGATTTCAGGCAAACGGGCTGTCCTGTTTCAGTGCTGCAAGGAGGAGGCTGACCCCTGCCTCCACGTCACCAATGTCAACGACCTCTACCGGGGAATGGATGTAGCGGGCGGGAATCGAGAGGGGAATGCTTGGAATGCCGCCTCTCACGAGGTGGATGATGGTGGCGTCCGTATTGCCGCCGGTGCCGACTTCCAGCTGGTAGGGAATCTCTGCCTCTTCTGCTGCATCACGCAGCCAGCCGGCGAGTTTCCAGTCGGCCATCAGGCCACGGCCCTGTGCACTGACAAGAACCAGCACCGGCCCTTTTCCCATCACCGGGCTTGCTTCTTTCTTGGTGACGCCGGGGTGGTCGCCGGGGATGGTCACGTCAGTGGCAATCGCACAGTCGGGGTCAAGAGTGAATGCACTGACCTTTGCCCCTTTCAGGCCGAGTTCTTCCTGCACGGTGAAGACGCCGTAGATAGTGTGGGGACTGGTGGTCTCTTTGAGTGCCTTGATGAGGAGTGCGACACCGACACGGTTGTCGAGCGCCTTGCCGGTGACCCGGTTGTTGGCAAGTTCGGTGAACTCCCGGTCAATGGTGACCGGTGTGCCTATTTCAATGCCCAGGTTTGCGACGTCTTCAGCGGATGTGGCCCCGATATCGATGAAGAAATCTTCGATCTTCACTTCTTTCTTCCGGTCCTCAGGAGAGAGCAGGTGGGGTGGCTTTGCCCCGATGACTCCGGCGACAGGCCCCTTCTTTCCGTGGAGGATGACGCGCTGGGTATAGAGTACCGGTCCAAACCATCCGCCGATGGGGACAAACCGGATGAATCCTTCATCGTCAATATACTGCACCATCAGGCCGATCTCGTCCATGTGGGACGCCACCATGACCTTAAAGTCACCCCCGCGCCGGATGGCAACGAGGTTGCCCATGGCGTCTTCGGTAAATTCGTCCACATGACCTGCCAGTTCGGTCCGGATAATTTCACGGACGGAACCTTCATAGCTGGAGAGTCCGTGGGCATCTGAGAGTTGTTTGAGGAGTTCTTTTACCATAGTATCTTCACTGTCCTTCTAAATTGTCTGAATGCGTTCGAGTGCTGATTTGATATCGTTTCGTGAGGCCGCATAGCTGAACCTCGCGTATCCGGCAGACCGTTCGCCGAATGCGTCCCCCGGGATGATGACGACGCCTGCATCGATGATGGCGCGGAAGGTCTCAGGCTCCATCGGAACGAACATATAGAATGCGCCGTCCGGTTTGGGGAACACAAATCCGCAGTCTGAGAGGCCGTTGTAAAGCATATCCCGGCGTACCCGGTATTCATCCCGCATCGCAGTGACACAGGCATTGTCACCGGTGTATGCTGCAAGTGCTGCATACTGGGAGATGGAGGTGGCGCAGGTCTGGCAGTTCTGGTGCACCTTGATGGCCTCTTCTATGACCTCTCCGGGGCCTGCCATAAATCCAAGGCGCCATCCGGTCATGGAATAGGTTTTGCTGGTGGCATTGATGGTGATGACGTCATCTCCATACCGGGCAGCGCTGTAATGTGTTTTGTCATAGACAAAGTGTTCATAGACCTCATCCGAGATGATGGTGACACCATGGTCGTTGCCGTACTCAACGATGGCACGGATGGTCTCTTCATCCTCCACGGTGCCGGTCGGATTGCCCGGTGAGTTGAGCACAAAGACACGGGCACCGTCCATCTGCTCCTTGCACGCCTCTACGTCAAGGCGAAGGTCCGGTGTCAGGGGGACCCCTTCCGGCCGGCCGCCGGCAAGCACGGTGCATGCTTCATAGGAGACAAATCCGGGGTCCTGGAAGAGCACCCGTTCTCCCTCCCTGACCAGTGTGGTGATTGCCACAAAGAGTGCCTCACCGGCACCGGCAGTGACGATAACCTCGCCGGGGGTGTGGGATATGCCGTTTTCCCGTGCAAGTTTGCTGCATATTGCCTCGCGCAGTTCGGGCAGGCCGTAGTTAAAGGTATAGCCGGTATGGTTGTTTCGTATTGCCGCTATTCCTGCCTCTTTGATATGCTCCGGTGTCGGGAGATCCGGCTGGCCGATGCCGAGATTGATGGCATCGGGTGATGCAGACTGGAAAAATTTCCGTATTCCTGACATCTCGACATCCCGTACGCGCTGTGAAATCCGCCCTGTATATGTGGCCATCTCTTCACCTATTCGATGTTTGCATGCCTGCCTTTGAGGTCTTTTTCTTCGCACTGGGTAATCTCCATGATAGACGAAACGATGGCATCGGAGAATACCATGGCTGTCGTCTCAAAGATGGTGCCCAGTGGTGCAAAGGAGCGGTGTTCTCCACGCATCTGCCTCACTTCATACTCAGCCGATTCGTCTTTGACATTATCACGGTGGCTTTCTATCACTGCAACACAGTCGGCAATCCGTCCGATGCGTGAGTCCTTATTTGATGTCACCAGGCAGAGCCGTCCGCCGATGGATTTGGCGGTCTCACAGAGTTCAGCGATGGATTTGGTTTCCCCTGACCCTGAGTAGGCCACAATGGTGTCCCCCTCTTTCATGGCGGGGGTGATCGTCTCACCGACGACATAGGAATGCATCCCGAGATGCATTAACCGCATGGCAAATGCCTTTGCGACGAGGCCTGATCTGCCCGCCCCCATCACATAAATCCGTTTGGCACCGAGCAGTTCATCGATGAACTGGCCGACACCCTCATTTGAGAGTGAGTCGGCAGTTGATGAAATGGTGGCCGCCATCAGTTTCATCATGTCCTGTACATTGCCTGCATAGCACTCATTCATAGCACCGTAAGTATTCCCGATAAACTACATCAGCGTTGCGAAACCGGTGGAGAAGGAAGAAGGTTTCCGGGTGGACCTCCTGTATGGTTTCCTCAGGGGAGTCTCTCCTGTTCGTGCACGTTTTTATGGCAGTATACAGAACATAAATATATATGGATCTCACGTCGCTCACCCCGTATTACCAGCGGGAGGGGGCTGCACTGTACTGCGCTGACTGCAGGGATCTGCTGCGGAGTATGCCGGCATCATCCGTGGATATGATCTTTGCTGACCCCCCGTACAATCTCTCCAACGGCGGGTTTACCTGCCAGGCCGGGAGGCAGGTATCGGTGGACAAGGGTGAATGGGATGCCTCCAACGGGTTTGCAGACGATTTTTCCTTTCATCAGGACTGGATTGCTGCCTGCCGGCGTGTATTGAAAGATGAAGGGACCCTGTGGGTCTCAGGGACCTACCATTCTATATATGCATGCGGCTATGCCCTGCAGAGCGCGGGATTTCATATTTTAAATGACATCTGCTGGTTCAAGCCGAATGCACCACCAAACCTCTCGGGGCGGTATTTCACGGCAAGCCACGAGACGATCATATGGGCACGGAAATCACCTGACGCCCGCCATACATTCAATTATCAGGATATGAAAGGGGGGGAGTGGCATGAGGCAGATACGCTCAAAAAAGACGGGAAACAGATGCGTTCCGTCTGGTCGCTGCCGGCGCCGCGCAAGCGGGAGAAGGCCCACGGGAAACATCCGACTCAAAAACCGCTCTCCCTTTTGAACCGTATTGTCCTTGCGGCAACAAACCCCGGAGATCTGGTGGTGGACCCCTTTAGCGGCAGCTCGACCACTGGCATTGCTGCCGTTTCCCACGGGCGGCGCTTCATCGGCTCTGATATCAGCCGTGAATATCTTGACATCTCTGTCTGCCGGTTTGAAGAACTGCCCGAACGGTAAAAAGGAAAAATGGATTATTTCTGTTTTTCAATCTCTTCTTCGACTTCGTCGTATCCTTCTTTGTAGAAGCCCTCTTCATCGGGTGCGAGGTGATGGAGCAGGCGGAGGAATTCACCGGCATGCACTTTCTCTTCGTCTGCGATGTCGCGGAGCACTTCCTGTGCAAGTTTGTTGTCTGTTGACTCTGCAAGCTGGACATAAAGCTGGATGGCCTCATACTCTGCTGCCACCATGAAGCGGATTGCACGGATGAGTTCTTCGTCGGTCAGTTTCCTGTCAGCTTTCATTCCTGAGAATGGTGATCCAAATTCCGGCATTTTTTTCACGTCCTTATAGTATTCCCAATCTGTGTCCGGGCACTTAACCTTTTTGAATGGAAAAAACCGAAGAGGTATATTCATGTATCCATCCCGTTTAACCTGTTCATACGGAGACGATATGCAATGAAGAAGCAGTCATGGAACGATATTGCCGGGGACAGTATAACAGAAAAGATGCAGAGTCTTGGAATAACCGTCGGAAGCAAGGCGGATATCCGGAAGCTTGCGGAGATTGCAGATGCGGTTGGGGGTGAAGCGGTGGTCTACTTTGAGAAAGACCTTGCAGAAACCTCAACCTATGAAGCTGATCTGAGGGATTTTGCGGGAGAAGAGGAATTTAATCGTCCGTTTATCCAGGCACATTCCTTTATAAAATTCGGGTCAGAGAATGATCCGACGTTTCCCGCCCGTTTACAGGAGTTTCCCCTGATGATCACCGTCATTGAGGTGGCTGAACGCCGGGAAGGTTCACGTGTTATTCCGTATATCAAAGGCCTGATGCCGTTTCTGGATGAGTTTGACGTGGACGCCGAACCCGAAGGGACGTTTATCGATTAATGGCATTTTCCCTGTTTTTGGGAATTTTTTATTGTAGAGCAGTGGCAATAGCAGGCAGTAATACAGGACGGGGTAACGATGAGAGAGGATGATATTCGCAGCATTACCACTTCAGGTGAACAGATCCGGGTGGTAAATCCGGCTACCGGAGGCGTGGTTGGTGAGGTGCCTGCGGGAGGGAAAGCGGCCGTGGCTGCTGCTGTTGACGCAGCTGAGGCTGCTCAGGCCGGATGGGCGAAGCGGGACCCCCGTGAACGGGGGAAGATTCTTGGGGAGGGTGCCCGAATCATCCGGGCGCAGACGGATGCACTTGCTGCCCTGCTGACCGCAGAACAGGGCAAACCGCTGCATGAGGCACGAAATGAGATACAGGGATGTGCAAATGTCCTTGAGTATTATCATTCGGTTTCCGGGTCTATCCGGGGGGAGTGCCTGCCACTCTCGTCGTACGGTCTTGCCTATGTCCTCAAAGAACCGGTCGGTGTCTGCGGTGCAATCATCCCGTGGAATATGCCGGTGCTTATATTTGCGTGGAAATTGTGCCCGCCACTTGTAGCAGGCAATGCTGTTGTGGTGAAACCGGCAAGCTCCACGCCGCTTACAACGATGCGGATTGCAGATATTCTGGAGGCAGCAGGCCTTCCCGCAGGAGTGCTTCAGGTGGTGACCGGTACCGGAGCTTCGGCGGGGGCTGCTCTTGCGGCCACCCCTTCCCTCGGTCATCTTTCGTTTACCGGCGACACAAAGACGGGAGAAGAGGTGTCTCAGGCTGCGGGGAGAAACGGGGTGCCGGTCACTCTGGAGCTGGGCGGCAGTGACGCGATGATTGTCTGCCGTGATGCCGATCTCCATGCGGCAGCGGCCGGTGCTGTTGCCGGCCGGTTCTACAACTGCGGCCAGACCTGCACGGCAGTAAAACGCGTGATCGTTGATGCATCCGTCAAAGAGCAGTTTACCCGTATGCTCTGTGAGAAGGCAGCAGGTATTGCGGTGGGAGACGGCAGCCGGCCGGGTGTGGGCATGGGGCCGCTGAACAATGCACCGGCACGGGACGGCATCCGCCGGATGGTGGACGCCTGCCTCTCTGCCGGTGAAGGCACCCTTCTCTGCGGCGGCGGCATCCCGGATGGTGCGCATTACGAAAAAGGTCTCTTCTATGAACCAACCATCGTGTCCGATCTCCCGGATGACTCTGTGCTTCTGAACACCGAAGTGTTCGGGCCGGTGTTGCCGGTCATCTCCGCTGAAAGTCTGGATGATGCCATCCGAATCGCAAACAGTACTCGCTATGGTCTGGGTGCCTCGGTCTGGACCCATGATATTAAAACCGCTATGCTGGCCTCCTCACAGCTTGATGCAGGGATAGTGTGGGTGAACCAGCACCTGAGAATTCCTCCGGATGTGCCGTTTGGGGGCATGAAAGCAAGCGGGACGGGAAGAGAGAACGGATCGGGTGCCTTTGACCCCTACCTGCGGTCAAAGACCGTGCTTGTCAGGTCATGATTGGTCTGTCCTGAGCCGTTTTTCATGGCAGATCTGCTGAGATATACTATCAGATATAAGTGAGAGAACCAGAGAATGAAGATCATTTCGTGGAATGTAAACGGCATCCGGGCAGTAGCACGGAAAGGAACCCTGCAGGAGGTATTCACTGGTGAACAGCCGGATGTGCTCTGCCTGCAGGAGACAAAGGCTCATCCGGATCAGCTGACCGGAAATATGCGTCATCCGAAAGGATATTTCTCGTATTTCTCCTGGGCAGAAAAGAAGGGATATAGCGGGGTCGCGACATTTTCCCGCGATGAGGTGCTGTCTGTGCGGACAGACTTTGCTGAGCCGGGGTTCGGGGGTGAGGGGCGGATTCTTGTCACCGAACACCCGGATTTTTTGTTGTACAACATTTATTTCCCGAATGGCAAGGCATCAGCTGAGCGCCTCAGCTACAAGATGGACTTCTATGAAGCCTGCCTCCGGGATGCGGTGGCAGAGGTGGATGGCGGCAGCAATGTCATTATCTGCGGTGATGTGAATACTGCCCATACCGAGCTTGATCTGGCACGCCCAAAGGAGAATGCAAAGATATCCGGTTTTTTGCCGGAGGAGCGTGCCTGGATTGACCGGCTTATTGACGCCGGGTTTACGGATACTTTTCGCCTCTTTGAGAAGAATGGCGGGCATTACTCGTGGTGGGACCTGAAATCACGGGCACGGGAGCGGAATGTCGGATGGCGGATTGATTATTTCTTTGTCAATGAGGCACTGGTGGGCAGGGTTGCTGTTTCATCGCATCTGACAGAGATATATGGGTCTGATCACTGTCCTGTCTGTCTGGAAGTGGATGAATGAGTTTCTTCCTGTTTTTTCGTGAAGGTGGAAGCAGAAAGTTTTGTGACGTCATCTCTGGTGTCAGAATGCCTCTCACATCTTCCTGCACCTCTTTTTGCAGGGACAATATGTGCGAAATGTCCTCCCGATGGAGGATCTAAAAAAAGGTAGTTGATTATTCCTGTGTTCCGGTATAGATTGCCAGTGCGTCATCAACGGAGGCACCATCAATCGTGAGTGCAGAGACAGCATTGCACATCCGCACTGCTTCATCCAGGGGCTTCTGGTGGATGTTTCGCCCGGTTGCATTCCCTGCACATCCGCCGGTGTGGAGTTGGTCATAGAGCTGTTTGAGGAATGCTTCTCCGGAGACACTGGATCCGCCTGCACAGACAACCTTTGTCCTGCCGGCAGCCATTGTTGCCTCTCTGAGCATCTCTGCTGAAGAAACACCGTCTTTTTTGGGTGCATTGACCTTCACAAAGTCACTGCCCAGCGTTGCTGCGACTCCGGTTGCTCCTGCAATGAGGTGGGGATCTTTCTCGTCACCGACAGCAGCGCCCCGGGGATAGATCCAGAGAACGGTCAAAAGGCCATGAGCGTGCGCCTCTGCAATGAGCTGTGCTGCTTCACGCAGCATCCGTGCCTCTTTCTCACTGCCCAGATAAATGGTATACCCGATGCCGACAATGTCGAGTCCTGTGCGGTTTCTCAGGTCGACAACCTGCTGAACAGTAAAAATCTGCGGACTAAAGGGGTCTTTTTGGGAGGTCTTGACAAGATGGGTCTTGGAGTTCATCTTGACGAGATACGGGATGTCCGGATAGTCCATTGCATACCGGTTAATCAGGCCCAGCTGGGTTGCAAAGACACCGATTCTGCTCTCCTGTGCAATCCGGAAGAGATGTTCAGGATCAGCGTCATCTGCTGCGATGCCTTCGCCATAGAAATCATCGTTCAGGTGCTCCACCTTCTGGTCACCGGCAAAGAGCATCAGGTTGCCTGAGCCCTGGGTGACTAACAGGTAGTTATCAATATAGGTGGCTTTGGCTGACTCCGGCACATCGAGCGGAACCAGAACCGTACATTCATCGGTCATACCTCATCCTATCATTTGGGAAATACTTATTGTTTGCCAGACGCACCGGTGTCCCGGTGCCGGAAAATGGGGATTTTCATGGATTATGTGTACGTATCCGGGAGTTTCTTCCCTGTTTTCCTCTCCCATACGGCAGTGGCCGCAGGGGATGCGGCAACAATTCTTCGGGCAGTGTTATAGACACTGGGTGTTGTCTGTGGGTTGGTTGCATCCAGCAGATGCAGCAGAATTTCTATGAGCGGGGCCTGATGTTCTTCTTTCATCCGGTCCAGATTGCCGAATACGGCAAGCATCGTGGCGGTGCTGTACTCGTTGACCGGTGCAAGGGTAAGGAGAATTTCTTCGAACAGGGTTCTCCCTTCCGGTGTCTCGAGGGAGATCTTTTTGTTCTGGGCAAATCTGCCGAAGAGTGCCCGCTGGTCGTTGGCCATCTCAAGGCTGAAACTCTCAGAGGCGGCTGCATCGCGTATGAATCCGATATCTGCAGCGGATGCAATGCCGGCAAGGGAGCCCAGATATGTCTCCCAGGCAACAGGATTCTTCCGTGACGTTTCGTAAAAGTCGCGGATGATTGCTGAACGTTTAGCATAGCTACTGTTTATTATATGACTAAATGCCGTGACCCTGTCTGTTGCCGTCGTCCCTTCCCGGTACTGGCGGATGAGGATGTCGTGCACGTCCGGCGTGTCCATGGCTGCGAGGAAAAGGAGTGCGGTGTTTTTAACCTGCCGCCGCTTTAGGCGGGTGACATCCCCTGCGATTCCGTCCGGACAGTTGACCTCTGCTGCATAAGCGGAGTACACATCCGCTATAAGGGTCCCGTGCCGTTCTGCAGTGGCCTGTATCAGCCGTCTGCGTGCCTGATAGAGGTCAGCGTAGCGGTGGGCATAGCGCTCGTCCCCGACAGCGTCAAAGATGGTCAGAAAGAGTCCGCCTGCCTCTGAAAGAAGCGTTTCATCAGAGAAGAGGTCTGCAATAAGGTCGGTGAGAGCACTATTAACCGGTGCCCCGGTGTCTTCCATCAGGCGGATGATCTCTGTTTCACAAAGACGCGTGAATGCCATAAAGCGGCCGGTGATGTCATCATCCAGTGTCGCCTGCAGGCAGAGTGCCTCCGTGCCGGGTTCATACTCAAGCCTGCCGTAGAAGGCAGCCTCGCGGTTCAGGGAGACGAATGCCGGTGCATCCGTTTCCGGAATGACAATGGTATGGTTCGGCGTATTCATCCGGAAACAGCCGGATGCGTTTTTTTCTCCTGAATGACTGAAGATGGCATATGTGACCGGCACCTCCCATTCTTTTTTATCGGACCGCTCTTTCCGGTGAAATGAGAGTGTCAGCTCCTGGTTAGCGGCATCATATTGGTGTGCGGCAGTGATGACGGGGTAGCCGGTCTGCGTCAGCCAGCTCTCTGCGAAATCAGCAAAATGTTGTCCGGA
This window harbors:
- a CDS encoding type B DNA-directed DNA polymerase, with the translated sequence MTPTEPWIFDIVPSPGRITLWTKTGGCRESLTREFRPPFYCALPDETAHWEMVDALTEEYGASPCTFRTIYGNEEGYRIYAPRDVAEAIERQTQFRAALYNVDLRKEQLYCAAKGCMPCSTGRESPFTADTAHPLTTITICPAGRPETARTLTDVQVTGRRSHLLRGSETAVVHDLFTVITDEDPDLLLFHGIDRWAERILVAAEKAGIPCALSRTGRYRRLREMSYTSYGQMRHRPPALIPEGRVLIDTDASFMYRTGGLAGVLLASRLTGIPPNLTSRFTPGTIISSYECSEALKRGIAVPFRKNDAEATRSCRDVRLDDRGGLILQPVPGLYGPATQIDFTSFYPSIIVNYNISPETLADPKRPGFLPSVIAPLLDFRIAMKAKKHEDPRYAGMDAVLKWMLVTCFGYTGYKNARFGRIEMHEMITAISADILGSVKRMAEEMGYTVLHGIVDCLWVQGGDAADLKKRIEEVTGIPTEREDYDWLVFLPQNDGTGSYTNYFGRLTDGTMKIRGVMAQRRDTPPYVRAMQEACFSLMADAASPDELAECEEKVTALYRSYRDTMTDAPPSSFVIHRRLSKTAYQNHSISAAVVRMYRAEGVTPEPGMDVQYLVQDAGKKMVVPGWRAESPDYSYYATLLEKAWREVRFPFQ
- a CDS encoding M42 family metallopeptidase, with product MVKELLKQLSDAHGLSSYEGSVREIIRTELAGHVDEFTEDAMGNLVAIRRGGDFKVMVASHMDEIGLMVQYIDDEGFIRFVPIGGWFGPVLYTQRVILHGKKGPVAGVIGAKPPHLLSPEDRKKEVKIEDFFIDIGATSAEDVANLGIEIGTPVTIDREFTELANNRVTGKALDNRVGVALLIKALKETTSPHTIYGVFTVQEELGLKGAKVSAFTLDPDCAIATDVTIPGDHPGVTKKEASPVMGKGPVLVLVSAQGRGLMADWKLAGWLRDAAEEAEIPYQLEVGTGGNTDATIIHLVRGGIPSIPLSIPARYIHSPVEVVDIGDVEAGVSLLLAALKQDSPFA
- a CDS encoding pyridoxal phosphate-dependent aminotransferase, whose translation is MATYTGRISQRVRDVEMSGIRKFFQSASPDAINLGIGQPDLPTPEHIKEAGIAAIRNNHTGYTFNYGLPELREAICSKLARENGISHTPGEVIVTAGAGEALFVAITTLVREGERVLFQDPGFVSYEACTVLAGGRPEGVPLTPDLRLDVEACKEQMDGARVFVLNSPGNPTGTVEDEETIRAIVEYGNDHGVTIISDEVYEHFVYDKTHYSAARYGDDVITINATSKTYSMTGWRLGFMAGPGEVIEEAIKVHQNCQTCATSISQYAALAAYTGDNACVTAMRDEYRVRRDMLYNGLSDCGFVFPKPDGAFYMFVPMEPETFRAIIDAGVVIIPGDAFGERSAGYARFSYAASRNDIKSALERIQTI
- the hxlB gene encoding 6-phospho-3-hexuloisomerase; the encoded protein is MNECYAGNVQDMMKLMAATISSTADSLSNEGVGQFIDELLGAKRIYVMGAGRSGLVAKAFAMRLMHLGMHSYVVGETITPAMKEGDTIVAYSGSGETKSIAELCETAKSIGGRLCLVTSNKDSRIGRIADCVAVIESHRDNVKDESAEYEVRQMRGEHRSFAPLGTIFETTAMVFSDAIVSSIMEITQCEEKDLKGRHANIE
- a CDS encoding site-specific DNA-methyltransferase; this encodes MDLTSLTPYYQREGAALYCADCRDLLRSMPASSVDMIFADPPYNLSNGGFTCQAGRQVSVDKGEWDASNGFADDFSFHQDWIAACRRVLKDEGTLWVSGTYHSIYACGYALQSAGFHILNDICWFKPNAPPNLSGRYFTASHETIIWARKSPDARHTFNYQDMKGGEWHEADTLKKDGKQMRSVWSLPAPRKREKAHGKHPTQKPLSLLNRIVLAATNPGDLVVDPFSGSSTTGIAAVSHGRRFIGSDISREYLDISVCRFEELPER
- a CDS encoding ferritin family protein, translating into MKADRKLTDEELIRAIRFMVAAEYEAIQLYVQLAESTDNKLAQEVLRDIADEEKVHAGEFLRLLHHLAPDEEGFYKEGYDEVEEEIEKQK
- a CDS encoding aldehyde dehydrogenase family protein, which translates into the protein MREDDIRSITTSGEQIRVVNPATGGVVGEVPAGGKAAVAAAVDAAEAAQAGWAKRDPRERGKILGEGARIIRAQTDALAALLTAEQGKPLHEARNEIQGCANVLEYYHSVSGSIRGECLPLSSYGLAYVLKEPVGVCGAIIPWNMPVLIFAWKLCPPLVAGNAVVVKPASSTPLTTMRIADILEAAGLPAGVLQVVTGTGASAGAALAATPSLGHLSFTGDTKTGEEVSQAAGRNGVPVTLELGGSDAMIVCRDADLHAAAAGAVAGRFYNCGQTCTAVKRVIVDASVKEQFTRMLCEKAAGIAVGDGSRPGVGMGPLNNAPARDGIRRMVDACLSAGEGTLLCGGGIPDGAHYEKGLFYEPTIVSDLPDDSVLLNTEVFGPVLPVISAESLDDAIRIANSTRYGLGASVWTHDIKTAMLASSQLDAGIVWVNQHLRIPPDVPFGGMKASGTGRENGSGAFDPYLRSKTVLVRS